The following proteins are co-located in the Streptomyces bottropensis ATCC 25435 genome:
- a CDS encoding FAD-dependent oxidoreductase, whose protein sequence is MNMSRTEERSRERLVVVGGDAAGMSAASQARRLRGPGELEIVAFERGHFTSFSACGIPYWVGGDVPERDRLIARSPEEHRARDIDLRMRTEVVEIDVEGARVRARDLDAGTETWTSYDKLVIATGARPIRPDLPGVDAPGVHGVQTLDDGQALLDTLSATEGRRAVVVGAGYIGVEMAEALINRGYEVTVVNRGREPMSTLDPDMGRLVHKAMTGLGITMVDDAEVTALRTGADGRVRAVATKDAEYPADVVVLGIGVRPETELAKAAGLPLGAHGGLLTDLAMRVRGHENIWAGGDCVEVLDLVSGSLRHIPLGTHANKHGQVIGANAGGGYATFPGVVGTAVSKVCDLEIARTGLREKDADRAGLRYVAVTIESTSRAGYYPGAAPMTVKMLAERRTGRLLGVQIVGREGAGKRVDVAAVALTAGMTVEQMTALDLGYAPPFSPVWDPILVAARKAVTAVRSSA, encoded by the coding sequence ATGAACATGAGCCGTACTGAGGAACGTTCACGGGAACGCCTGGTGGTCGTCGGGGGCGACGCGGCGGGTATGTCCGCCGCGTCGCAGGCCCGTCGGCTGCGAGGGCCCGGGGAACTGGAGATCGTGGCGTTCGAGCGGGGCCATTTCACCTCGTTCTCGGCGTGCGGCATCCCCTACTGGGTCGGCGGCGACGTCCCCGAACGGGACCGGCTCATCGCCCGCTCGCCCGAGGAGCACCGGGCCCGCGACATCGATCTGCGGATGCGCACGGAGGTCGTGGAGATCGATGTCGAGGGCGCCCGCGTGCGCGCGCGGGACCTGGACGCGGGCACCGAGACCTGGACCTCGTACGACAAGCTCGTCATCGCGACCGGCGCCCGGCCGATCCGCCCCGACCTGCCCGGTGTCGACGCCCCGGGAGTGCACGGCGTGCAGACCCTGGACGACGGCCAGGCCCTCCTGGACACCCTGTCCGCCACCGAGGGCCGCCGGGCCGTGGTCGTGGGCGCGGGCTACATCGGCGTGGAGATGGCCGAGGCCCTCATCAACCGGGGGTACGAGGTCACGGTCGTCAACCGGGGCAGGGAGCCCATGTCCACCCTCGACCCGGACATGGGCCGGCTGGTGCACAAGGCCATGACGGGCCTGGGCATCACGATGGTCGACGACGCCGAGGTCACCGCCCTGCGCACCGGCGCCGACGGCCGGGTCCGCGCGGTCGCCACCAAGGACGCCGAGTACCCGGCGGACGTGGTGGTCCTCGGCATCGGTGTCCGCCCGGAGACGGAGCTGGCGAAGGCGGCGGGCCTGCCGCTGGGCGCTCACGGCGGTCTGCTGACCGACCTGGCCATGCGGGTCCGCGGGCACGAGAACATCTGGGCCGGGGGCGACTGCGTCGAGGTCCTCGACCTGGTCTCCGGCAGCCTGCGCCACATCCCGCTCGGCACCCACGCCAACAAGCACGGCCAGGTCATCGGCGCCAACGCCGGCGGCGGCTACGCCACATTCCCCGGCGTGGTCGGCACCGCCGTCAGCAAGGTCTGCGACCTGGAGATCGCCCGCACCGGCCTCCGCGAGAAGGACGCCGACCGGGCCGGCCTGCGGTACGTGGCCGTCACCATCGAGTCCACCAGCCGCGCCGGGTACTACCCCGGTGCCGCCCCGATGACGGTGAAGATGCTCGCCGAACGCCGCACCGGGCGGCTCCTCGGCGTCCAGATCGTCGGTCGGGAGGGCGCGGGAAAGCGCGTCGACGTCGCGGCGGTGGCCCTCACGGCAGGGATGACGGTGGAGCAGATGACCGCCCTGGACCTCGGCTACGCCCCGCCCTTCTCGCCGGTGTGGGATCCGATCCTGGTGGCGGCGAGAAAGGCCGTGACGGCGGTGAGGTCGAGCGCCTGA
- a CDS encoding rhomboid family intramembrane serine protease — MVIPVHDVNPVSRTPYVTYALIAANVFVFVFMPALAGSMPGDGEPARLCHTQAFLEQYAAIPQELIRHQLPHLVPTGELAPSGGCALGPPGYDKSPALSVLSALFLHSGWLHLLGNMLFLMIFGNNIEDRLGPVRFALFYAACGYAATYGYALSHPDSADPLIGASGAIAGVLGAYLVLYPKARVWVLVPFLVFLPLRLPAWLVLGFWFVLQAFYSSGEGVSDIGTVAYAAHLVGFVAGMLLAWPLRPGTPPPPEPRGLLFGRRARPGW, encoded by the coding sequence GTGGTCATCCCCGTGCACGACGTGAACCCCGTGAGCCGCACGCCCTACGTGACCTACGCGCTGATCGCCGCGAACGTCTTCGTCTTCGTCTTCATGCCGGCGCTGGCCGGTTCCATGCCGGGCGACGGCGAACCGGCCCGGCTGTGCCACACCCAGGCGTTCCTGGAGCAGTACGCGGCGATACCGCAGGAGTTGATCCGGCATCAGCTGCCACACCTGGTGCCCACCGGCGAACTCGCCCCGTCCGGCGGCTGCGCGCTCGGCCCGCCGGGCTACGACAAGTCGCCCGCGCTGTCCGTCCTGTCCGCGCTGTTCCTGCACTCCGGCTGGCTGCACCTGCTGGGCAACATGCTGTTCCTGATGATCTTCGGCAACAACATCGAGGACCGGCTGGGCCCCGTACGCTTCGCGCTCTTCTACGCGGCCTGCGGATACGCGGCCACCTACGGGTACGCACTTTCGCACCCCGACTCGGCGGACCCGCTGATCGGCGCCTCCGGGGCGATCGCCGGTGTGCTCGGCGCCTATCTCGTGCTCTATCCGAAGGCCAGGGTGTGGGTCCTCGTCCCGTTCCTGGTCTTCCTGCCCCTGAGACTGCCCGCCTGGCTGGTGCTGGGCTTCTGGTTCGTGCTCCAGGCGTTCTACTCGTCCGGCGAGGGCGTCTCCGACATCGGCACGGTGGCGTACGCGGCCCATCTCGTCGGCTTCGTCGCCGGCATGCTGCTGGCCTGGCCGCTGCGCCCCGGCACCCCGCCCCCGCCCGAGCCGCGCGGCCTGCTGTTCGGCAGGCGGGCGCGGCCGGGCTGGTGA
- a CDS encoding ribonuclease D gives MTDAQETAADETLRTTGGAPPDDGGSSEAGAPIPLLEPRDGIPAVIADESSLAAVIAAFTAGSGPVAVDAERASGYRYGQRAYLVQLRREGAGTALIDPVACPDLSGLGEALSGVEWVLHAATQDLPCLREIDMVPTRIFDTELAGRLAGFPRVGLGAMVEGVLGYVLEKGHSAVDWSTRPLPEPWLRYAALDVELLVDLRDALEKELDRQGKLEWARQEFDAIASAPPAEPRKDPWRRTSGMHKVRRRRQMAVVREMWEARDRIAQRRDVSPGKVLSDAAIVEASLALPVNAQALAALNGFGHRMGRRQLEQWQAAVDRARALPDSALPAHGQPVTGPPPPKAWADKDPAAAARLSAARAGVSALAEQLNMPQENLITPDTVRRLCWEPPRSLDAEAVSAALAGYGARAWQVELVTPVLVGAMSAVAKAKEA, from the coding sequence GTGACCGACGCCCAAGAGACCGCAGCAGACGAGACCCTGCGAACCACCGGAGGCGCCCCTCCGGACGACGGCGGATCTTCTGAAGCGGGGGCGCCGATCCCTTTGCTGGAGCCCCGGGACGGCATTCCCGCCGTCATCGCCGACGAGTCCTCGCTCGCCGCGGTGATCGCGGCCTTCACCGCCGGCTCCGGTCCCGTCGCCGTGGACGCCGAACGCGCGTCCGGTTACCGCTACGGTCAGCGCGCCTACCTGGTGCAGCTGCGCCGCGAGGGCGCGGGCACCGCGCTCATCGACCCCGTCGCCTGCCCCGACCTCTCCGGCCTCGGCGAGGCGCTCTCCGGCGTGGAGTGGGTCCTCCACGCGGCCACCCAGGACCTGCCCTGTCTGCGCGAGATAGACATGGTCCCCACCCGGATCTTCGACACCGAGCTGGCCGGGCGGCTCGCCGGGTTCCCCCGGGTCGGCCTCGGCGCGATGGTCGAGGGCGTGCTCGGCTACGTCCTGGAGAAGGGCCACTCCGCGGTCGACTGGTCGACCCGCCCGCTGCCCGAGCCCTGGCTGCGGTACGCCGCGCTCGACGTGGAACTCCTCGTGGACCTGCGGGACGCCCTGGAGAAGGAGCTGGACCGGCAGGGGAAGCTGGAGTGGGCCCGCCAGGAGTTCGACGCGATCGCCTCCGCGCCGCCGGCGGAGCCCCGCAAGGACCCGTGGCGGCGTACGTCCGGGATGCACAAGGTACGGCGCCGGCGGCAGATGGCGGTCGTGCGGGAGATGTGGGAGGCCCGGGACCGGATCGCGCAGCGGCGGGACGTGTCACCGGGCAAGGTGCTGAGCGACGCGGCGATCGTCGAGGCGTCCCTGGCCCTGCCGGTGAACGCGCAGGCGCTGGCCGCGCTGAACGGGTTCGGGCACCGGATGGGGCGGCGTCAGCTGGAGCAGTGGCAGGCGGCGGTCGACCGGGCCCGGGCGCTGCCGGACTCGGCGTTGCCGGCGCACGGGCAGCCCGTGACCGGGCCGCCCCCGCCGAAGGCCTGGGCCGACAAGGATCCCGCGGCGGCGGCACGGCTGTCCGCCGCGCGGGCCGGGGTGTCCGCGCTCGCCGAGCAGCTCAACATGCCGCAGGAGAACCTCATCACCCCGGACACCGTCCGGCGGCTCTGCTGGGAGCCGCCGAGGTCGCTGGACGCGGAGGCGGTGAGCGCGGCGCTCGCGGGGTACGGAGCGCGGGCCTGGCAGGTGGAGCTGGTGACGCCGGTGCTGGTGGGGGCGATGTCCGCGGTGGCGAAGGCGAAAGAGGCCTAG
- a CDS encoding helix-turn-helix transcriptional regulator, with the protein MSVLLEQPASLVAYRPNKPTAMVVVADPRVRSTVTRHLWALGVRDVIEASSIAEARPRIGNPRDICVADVHLPDGSGLTLLSETRAAGWPNGLALSAADDIGAVRNALAGGVKGYVVTGTRTNIGLPTRPGAAPIGSAARMHRRPPGAPSHPGGYRELSGREVEVLRLVAEGQSNKAIGVSMGLSALTVKSHLARIARKLGTGDRAGMVAVALRTGIIH; encoded by the coding sequence GTGTCCGTTCTCCTCGAGCAGCCCGCAAGCCTGGTCGCCTACCGTCCGAACAAGCCGACCGCGATGGTGGTGGTGGCCGATCCACGGGTTCGGTCCACCGTCACCCGGCACCTGTGGGCCCTCGGGGTCCGCGATGTCATCGAGGCCTCGTCCATCGCCGAGGCCCGTCCCCGCATCGGCAACCCCCGTGACATCTGTGTCGCGGACGTTCACCTGCCGGACGGTTCCGGCCTCACCCTCCTCTCCGAGACCCGCGCGGCGGGGTGGCCCAACGGCCTCGCCCTCTCCGCGGCCGACGACATCGGCGCCGTACGCAACGCCCTCGCGGGCGGTGTGAAGGGATACGTCGTCACCGGCACCCGCACCAACATCGGACTGCCCACCCGCCCGGGTGCCGCCCCCATCGGCTCCGCCGCCCGTATGCACCGCCGCCCCCCGGGAGCCCCGAGCCACCCGGGCGGCTACCGGGAGCTGTCGGGCCGCGAGGTCGAGGTACTGCGCCTGGTCGCGGAGGGACAGTCGAACAAGGCGATCGGCGTCTCCATGGGCCTGTCCGCGCTCACGGTCAAGAGCCACTTGGCCCGAATCGCACGCAAGCTCGGCACCGGCGACCGCGCCGGAATGGTGGCGGTGGCCCTGCGCACCGGGATCATCCACTGA
- a CDS encoding DUF3000 domain-containing protein: MDDAKEGERDGSQTAPEPFRSAVEALRVTRLRPEIEIESTKPPQRLAPYAYALEAAVVEGDEDLADGRLVLLHDPAGHDAWQGTFRLVTLVRAELEPEMAADPLLPEVCWSWLTGALQSRGLSYGEPSGTVTRASSHYFGGLATRPAASQIEIRASWTPREVLGGVPDTAAHLASWCDLLAQIAGLPPAVDPGDAAVVTLPQRRGPQTR; the protein is encoded by the coding sequence ATGGACGACGCGAAGGAGGGGGAGCGCGATGGGAGTCAGACGGCACCGGAGCCGTTCCGCTCCGCCGTCGAAGCGCTGCGGGTCACACGGCTGCGGCCGGAGATCGAGATCGAGTCGACCAAACCGCCCCAGCGGCTCGCCCCGTACGCGTACGCCCTGGAGGCCGCCGTCGTCGAGGGGGACGAGGACCTGGCCGACGGGCGCCTGGTGCTGCTGCACGACCCCGCCGGGCACGACGCCTGGCAGGGCACCTTCCGGCTGGTGACGCTGGTCCGGGCGGAGCTGGAGCCCGAGATGGCGGCGGATCCCCTGCTGCCGGAGGTCTGCTGGTCGTGGCTGACCGGCGCACTGCAGTCCCGGGGCCTGTCGTACGGCGAGCCGAGCGGGACGGTGACGCGGGCGAGTTCGCACTACTTCGGCGGGCTGGCCACGCGGCCGGCCGCGTCGCAGATCGAGATCCGGGCGTCCTGGACCCCACGCGAGGTGCTGGGCGGCGTGCCCGACACCGCCGCGCATCTCGCCTCCTGGTGCGATCTGCTCGCCCAGATCGCGGGACTGCCTCCGGCGGTCGACCCCGGGGACGCGGCGGTGGTGACGCTGCCGCAGCGGCGGGGGCCGCAGACCCGCTGA
- the hemE gene encoding uroporphyrinogen decarboxylase, producing MSANAGPSGHQPTATYDSAFLKACRREPVPHTPVWFMRQAGRSLPEYLKVREGIGMLDSCMRPELVTEITLQPVRRHHVDAAIYFSDIVVPLKAIGIDLDIKPGVGPVVEKPIRTRADLAQLRDLTPEDVSYVTEAIRLLTAELGETPLIGFAGAPFTLASYLVEGGPSRTYENAKAMMYGEPELWADLLDRLAGITSAFLRVQIEAGASAVQLFDSWAGALAPADYRRSVLPASAKVFEAVAGYGVPRIHFGVGTGELLGLMGEAGADVVGVDWRVPLDEAARRVGPGKALQGNLDPTVLFAGTEAVEAKTREVLDAAAGLEGHVFNLGHGVMPSTDPDALTRLVDHVHTRTAK from the coding sequence GTGAGTGCCAATGCCGGCCCCTCGGGCCACCAGCCGACCGCCACGTACGACTCAGCCTTCCTGAAGGCGTGCAGGCGTGAGCCCGTCCCGCACACACCGGTGTGGTTCATGCGGCAGGCGGGGCGCTCGCTCCCCGAGTACCTGAAGGTGCGCGAGGGCATCGGGATGCTGGACTCGTGCATGCGGCCGGAGCTGGTCACCGAGATCACCCTCCAGCCGGTCCGCCGGCATCACGTGGACGCGGCGATCTACTTCAGCGACATCGTCGTCCCCCTCAAGGCCATCGGCATCGACCTCGACATCAAGCCCGGCGTCGGCCCGGTCGTCGAGAAGCCGATCCGTACCCGCGCCGACCTCGCCCAGCTCCGCGACCTCACCCCCGAGGACGTCTCCTACGTCACCGAGGCCATCCGGCTCCTCACCGCCGAGCTGGGCGAGACCCCCCTCATCGGCTTCGCCGGCGCCCCCTTCACTCTCGCCAGCTATCTCGTCGAGGGCGGCCCGTCGCGCACCTACGAGAACGCCAAGGCGATGATGTACGGCGAGCCCGAGCTGTGGGCCGACCTGCTCGACCGCCTCGCCGGGATCACGTCCGCGTTCCTCCGGGTCCAGATCGAGGCGGGCGCCTCGGCCGTGCAGCTGTTCGACTCCTGGGCCGGCGCCCTCGCCCCGGCGGACTACCGCCGCTCGGTGCTCCCCGCCTCCGCGAAGGTCTTCGAGGCCGTCGCCGGGTACGGCGTCCCGCGCATCCACTTCGGCGTCGGCACCGGTGAGCTGCTGGGCCTCATGGGGGAGGCCGGCGCGGACGTCGTCGGCGTCGACTGGCGCGTCCCGCTCGACGAGGCCGCCCGCCGTGTCGGCCCCGGCAAGGCGCTCCAGGGGAACCTGGACCCGACCGTCCTGTTCGCCGGCACGGAGGCCGTCGAGGCCAAGACCCGCGAGGTCCTCGACGCCGCCGCCGGCCTGGAGGGCCACGTCTTCAACCTCGGCCACGGCGTCATGCCCAGCACGGACCCGGACGCCCTGACCCGCCTCGTGGACCACGTCCACACGCGGACGGCGAAGTAG
- a CDS encoding carbohydrate ABC transporter permease, which yields MTTLTTPTPVTRRRVARTLTYLSLVGASVVVLLPLVVVLLTSLKTERQMADDSGALTLPDSFLNLGNYATAFRDGEMLAAFGNTALILVLAVTGTVVIGSMAAYAIDRFTFRFRKPVVALFLVATLVPGVTTQVATFQIVDSFGMFDTLWAPIALYMGTDIVSIYIFLQFVRSIPISLDEAARLDGANAFTIYRKVIFPLLKPAIATVVIVKGITVYNDFYIPFLYMPSDDLGVISTSLFRFKGPFGAHWETISAGAVLVILPTLIAFLLLQRFIYNGFMRGATK from the coding sequence ATGACGACTCTGACGACCCCGACCCCGGTCACCCGCAGGCGGGTCGCCCGCACCCTCACCTATCTGTCCCTGGTCGGCGCGTCGGTCGTGGTCCTGCTGCCGCTTGTGGTGGTCCTGCTGACCTCGCTCAAGACCGAGCGGCAGATGGCGGACGACAGCGGCGCGCTCACCCTGCCCGACAGCTTCCTGAACCTCGGCAACTACGCGACGGCCTTCCGCGACGGCGAGATGCTCGCCGCCTTCGGCAACACGGCCCTCATCCTCGTCCTCGCCGTCACCGGCACGGTCGTCATCGGCTCGATGGCGGCCTACGCGATCGACCGCTTCACCTTCCGCTTCCGGAAGCCGGTCGTCGCCCTGTTCCTCGTCGCCACCCTCGTCCCCGGTGTCACCACCCAGGTCGCGACCTTCCAGATCGTCGACAGCTTCGGCATGTTCGACACCCTCTGGGCCCCGATCGCCCTCTACATGGGCACCGACATCGTCTCGATCTACATCTTCCTGCAGTTCGTGCGGTCGATCCCGATCTCGCTGGACGAGGCCGCCCGGCTGGACGGCGCCAACGCCTTCACGATCTACCGGAAGGTCATCTTCCCGCTCCTGAAGCCCGCGATCGCCACGGTCGTCATCGTCAAGGGGATCACCGTCTACAACGACTTCTACATCCCCTTCCTGTACATGCCCTCCGACGACCTGGGCGTGATCTCCACGTCCCTCTTCCGCTTCAAGGGCCCCTTCGGCGCCCACTGGGAGACGATCTCGGCAGGAGCGGTCCTGGTGATCCTGCCGACCCTGATCGCCTTCCTGCTGCTGCAGAGGTTCATCTACAACGGCTTCATGAGGGGCGCGACGAAGTAG
- a CDS encoding carbohydrate ABC transporter permease: protein MPPARTTDSSHAVKKVARPSTAAPRPPAPRRAPREVRLWRGLTPWLFLAAPLALLITFTYAPVANMLAYSFTDWDGVSPELHYTGVDNYVEIFTRPELFQVFFVSGYYLVASAVQIVLALYFATVLSFNLRFRNLFKGILFFPYLINGVAIGFVFLYFFQDGGTLDSVLALFGHESDRAWLGTRTSANISLASVSVWRYMGLNFVLFLGAIQSIPGELYEAAELDGASRWHQFRYIIAPGIRPVLSLSVILSISGSLAVFEIPYIMTGGATGTETFVIQTVKLAFQFNKTGLASAAAVVLLLIILAVTWLQRRLVPDDRVDLV from the coding sequence ATGCCCCCCGCGCGTACGACGGACTCCTCGCACGCGGTGAAGAAGGTGGCGCGGCCCTCCACGGCCGCGCCCCGGCCCCCTGCGCCGCGGCGCGCCCCCCGCGAGGTGCGCCTGTGGCGCGGGCTCACGCCCTGGCTCTTCCTGGCCGCCCCGCTGGCCCTGCTGATCACCTTCACCTACGCGCCGGTCGCCAACATGCTGGCGTACAGCTTCACCGACTGGGACGGCGTCAGCCCCGAACTGCACTACACCGGGGTCGACAACTACGTCGAGATCTTCACCCGCCCCGAGCTGTTCCAGGTGTTCTTCGTCAGCGGCTACTACCTCGTCGCGTCGGCCGTGCAGATCGTGCTCGCCCTCTACTTCGCGACGGTCCTCAGCTTCAACCTCCGCTTCCGGAACCTCTTCAAGGGCATCCTGTTCTTCCCGTACCTCATCAACGGGGTCGCGATCGGGTTCGTCTTCCTCTACTTCTTCCAGGACGGCGGCACCCTCGACTCGGTCCTGGCACTCTTCGGCCACGAGTCCGACCGCGCCTGGCTCGGCACGCGGACGTCCGCGAACATCTCTCTCGCGAGCGTCTCCGTCTGGCGCTACATGGGCCTGAACTTCGTGCTCTTCCTCGGCGCGATCCAGTCGATCCCGGGGGAGCTGTACGAGGCCGCCGAACTCGACGGCGCGAGCCGCTGGCACCAGTTCCGCTACATCATCGCGCCCGGCATCCGCCCCGTCCTGAGCCTGAGCGTGATCCTCTCGATCTCCGGCTCCCTGGCGGTCTTCGAGATCCCGTACATCATGACGGGCGGCGCCACCGGCACCGAGACCTTCGTGATCCAGACGGTGAAGCTGGCGTTCCAGTTCAACAAGACGGGCCTCGCGTCCGCCGCCGCGGTCGTCCTGCTGCTGATCATCCTGGCGGTGACGTGGCTGCAACGCCGACTGGTCCCCGACGACAGGGTGGACCTCGTATGA
- a CDS encoding DUF4349 domain-containing protein yields the protein MAHTHVRRSRRPAGALAALFLAAALALAGCSDGRDGAGATSDSAADSKMDRSAEQDGALNSESADSGRSGAGDTDAPVEIAPSHIIRTATLTVRVKDVPKALDEARTAVETAGGFVGSESTTRDGKDRERTRVVLRVPSGKYEQVLGELEGTGKLIERKTKAEDVTDQVVDVESRIRTQRASVARIRELMDRAGKLSDVVTLEGELSSRQADLESLLGRQKSLKDRTSLATITLSLSETAVKKAEKADDEPGFLDALAGGWNAFVAVFRWLAMALAAILPFAVATAVLVFLWLRFTRPRPAPAAAAAGTAGSLPAAAPDPEEEPGQKPGRREGQGQD from the coding sequence ATGGCCCACACACACGTACGACGTTCCCGGCGGCCCGCGGGGGCCCTGGCCGCGCTGTTCCTCGCGGCCGCTCTGGCGCTCGCGGGCTGCTCCGACGGCCGCGACGGCGCCGGCGCGACCAGCGATTCGGCCGCCGACAGCAAGATGGACAGGTCCGCCGAGCAGGACGGCGCCCTGAACAGCGAAAGCGCCGACAGCGGCCGGAGCGGCGCGGGTGACACGGACGCGCCGGTCGAGATCGCGCCCAGCCACATCATCCGCACCGCCACCCTGACCGTACGGGTCAAGGACGTGCCGAAGGCCCTGGACGAGGCCCGTACCGCCGTGGAGACCGCGGGCGGGTTCGTGGGCAGCGAGTCCACGACCCGTGACGGCAAGGACCGTGAACGCACCCGGGTCGTCCTGCGCGTGCCGTCCGGGAAGTACGAGCAGGTCCTCGGCGAACTGGAGGGCACCGGCAAGCTGATCGAGCGGAAGACGAAGGCCGAGGACGTCACCGACCAGGTCGTCGACGTGGAGAGCCGGATCAGGACGCAGCGGGCGAGCGTCGCCCGGATCCGTGAGCTGATGGACCGCGCGGGCAAGCTCAGCGACGTGGTGACCCTGGAGGGCGAGCTGAGCAGCCGCCAGGCCGACCTGGAGTCCCTGCTGGGCCGGCAGAAGTCCCTGAAGGACCGCACGAGCCTCGCCACCATCACGCTGTCCCTGTCCGAGACCGCGGTGAAGAAGGCCGAGAAGGCCGACGACGAGCCCGGCTTCCTGGACGCGCTCGCGGGCGGCTGGAACGCGTTCGTCGCCGTGTTCCGCTGGCTGGCCATGGCCCTCGCCGCGATCCTCCCCTTCGCGGTGGCCACCGCCGTCCTGGTGTTCCTGTGGCTCCGCTTCACCCGCCCCCGGCCCGCTCCGGCGGCGGCCGCGGCGGGCACCGCCGGCTCGCTCCCGGCCGCGGCGCCGGACCCGGAGGAGGAGCCGGGGCAGAAGCCGGGCCGGCGGGAGGGACAGGGGCAGGACTGA
- a CDS encoding ABC transporter substrate-binding protein: protein MNHRKTLTGTLLAAALLASGCTGGGGSSKGADAEAADDPTRVSGSITVLTHRTDIVQDGTMKKYADAFNKTYPKVKVRFDAITDYEAEVKIRMNTDNYGDVLMIPAVIKKNDYPRFFASLGTQKELGKKYRFTDFTTVDGKVYGQSPMGAAPGFLYNKRIWAEAGVTDWPTTPAEFLTALKAIKSKTDAVPYYTNFAAQWPLSQWTAVNGSVSCDTGATTRLAEGNPWGEDGELRVADKLLYDIVHQKLIEKDPTTTNWENSKPQLAKGEIATAWLGSWAVIQFRQAAEKAGADPDDIGFMPFPARVDGKACATVNPDYNQAVSIHSEHKAAARAWVDWFTDKSGYAQDNLSISTLKDAPLPEVLRPYEEQGVELIELDDAEGGTVKEIDNASEVGINAPAYRQDLVDIARGAKDGDVDDFLDGLGERWTEAQKTAGS, encoded by the coding sequence ATGAACCACCGGAAGACGCTCACCGGAACACTGCTGGCGGCCGCGCTCCTCGCGTCGGGCTGCACAGGCGGCGGGGGAAGCTCGAAGGGCGCCGACGCCGAGGCGGCGGACGACCCGACGCGGGTGTCCGGATCCATCACGGTCCTCACCCACCGGACGGACATCGTGCAGGACGGCACGATGAAGAAGTACGCCGACGCCTTCAACAAGACCTACCCGAAGGTGAAGGTGAGGTTCGACGCGATCACCGACTACGAGGCCGAAGTCAAGATCCGTATGAACACGGACAACTACGGCGACGTGCTCATGATCCCGGCCGTCATCAAGAAGAACGACTACCCCAGGTTCTTCGCCTCGCTGGGCACCCAGAAGGAGCTCGGCAAGAAGTACCGCTTCACCGACTTCACCACCGTCGACGGCAAGGTCTACGGGCAGAGCCCGATGGGCGCGGCCCCCGGCTTCCTCTACAACAAGCGGATCTGGGCCGAGGCCGGCGTCACCGACTGGCCCACCACCCCGGCGGAGTTCCTCACCGCGCTGAAGGCCATCAAGTCCAAGACCGACGCCGTGCCGTACTACACCAACTTCGCCGCCCAGTGGCCGCTGAGCCAGTGGACCGCCGTGAACGGCTCGGTGAGCTGCGACACCGGGGCCACCACCAGGCTCGCCGAGGGCAACCCGTGGGGCGAGGACGGCGAACTGCGCGTGGCCGACAAGCTGTTGTACGACATCGTGCACCAGAAGCTGATTGAGAAGGACCCGACGACCACCAACTGGGAGAACTCCAAGCCGCAGTTGGCGAAGGGCGAGATCGCGACGGCCTGGCTCGGCAGCTGGGCGGTCATCCAGTTCCGGCAGGCCGCCGAGAAGGCCGGCGCCGACCCGGACGACATCGGGTTCATGCCGTTCCCCGCCCGCGTCGACGGCAAGGCCTGCGCGACCGTCAACCCCGACTACAACCAAGCGGTCAGCATCCACTCCGAGCACAAGGCGGCGGCCCGCGCCTGGGTCGACTGGTTCACCGACAAGTCGGGCTACGCGCAGGACAACCTCTCGATCTCCACGCTCAAGGACGCCCCCCTGCCCGAGGTCCTGCGGCCGTACGAGGAGCAGGGCGTCGAGCTGATCGAACTCGACGACGCCGAGGGCGGGACGGTCAAGGAGATCGACAACGCCTCCGAGGTGGGCATCAACGCGCCCGCCTACCGACAGGACCTCGTCGACATCGCCCGGGGCGCCAAGGACGGCGACGTCGACGACTTCCTCGACGGCCTCGGCGAGCGCTGGACCGAGGCACAGAAGACCGCGGGGTCCTGA